gcagTCAAAccacttttatccatccattttctctgccgcttatcctcacgagggtcgcggggagtgctggagccctatccatcgagcaggaggcagggcgcaccctgaactggtcgccggccggtCGCAGGGGAcgaggagacaaacagccgcactcccaatcacgccTCGGGGcggtttagagtgtccaattaatgtcgcgtgtttttgggatgtgggaggaaaacagagtgcccactcggagaaaacccaaaagaATAAAACACGAGTttgaagtgaattttttttttttttttttttttttttttttggtgggaccACAACCTTAGCTTTCTTAACTGACATAGATTTTATGATCTTTTTGTATCATAACaaatcatccatgcattttcttttgccgcttatcctcacaagggtagggcgcagggagtgctggagcctatcccagctgtcgacgggcaggaggcggggtgcacccagaactggttgccagccaatcgcagggcacatccagacagacaagagccgcactcacaatcacacctacgggcaatttagagtgtccaattaatgttgcgtgtttttgggatgtgggtggaaaccggagagcccacccggagaaaagccaggcaggcacggggagaatatgcaaaatcATTAGCACAAACCTGGATGGATGACTTATCTAgtcaaattgactttttttaggGTTTTCCAGTTGTCTATATCACGGTTGTTGAAGGTGCTGCCCGCGACTGGTCTTTTCCAGGCACCCCAACATCTTGCGGCTTTACGGTTATTTCCACGACGAGTCGCGCGTGTACCTCATTCTCGAGTACGCGCCCAAGGGCGAGCTCTTCGGTGAGCTGCAACGCTGCAAATATTTCAACGAGCAGCGCAGCGCtactgtaagttttttttttttttttgggggggggggggggggggtcgcgggAATGGATGTCGCAGTCGTTGTGATGATTGTGCCGCACTAGTACATCATGGAGCTGGCGGACGCCCTCCAATACTGCCACGCCAAGATGGTGATCCACAGGGACATTAAGCCCGAGAACCTCCTGTTGGGCGCCAACGGCGAGCTGAAGATCGCCGACTTCGGTTGGTCCGTTCACACGCCCTCGTCCAGGTGATCCttcatcccccaccccccccccccccacgcgagAGAAGGCGCCATACTGACTGACTTACCCCCGACTTCCTCGCGCAGGAGGTCAACTTTATGCGGGACTCTGGACTATCTGCCCCCCGAAATGATCGAAGGGAAGACCCACGACGAAAAGGTGGACCTGTGGAGTCTCGGCGTGCTTTGCTACGAGTTCCTGCTCGGGAAACCCCCGTTTGAAACCAAATCCCACGAGGACACGTACCGCAGGATATCCAGGGTAAGACGTCTCCGGCGGTGTCGGCTGAAGAGTCATCTCGGAGGACTCGTGTAGTCAACCATTGTTTGGGGTTTATCGCTAACTTATGTTATCAAATCTAGAGAAgtcataatggacctttccgactggtgatctttAGCGCcacccccttagctacatttggcatgtaccacaagcttccaaaatggccacTGAACAGAACACTtttgaagtcgattctgtaCCGCGTATTCcggataatattgcggtatgttttttgccaaatgcgtcagacgtCTCCTAGCGTTAATCCACCGTAGACCCTCGGTCAaccgtgttttaggctttggaaaatgaatcaagcgggccccttgcaacctagccggatatctttcatcagaattgcacattccccgagcgcatctgaggacagTTTTCTTGGacattaatttttccaagcgcccgctactgacaaccagtattgcttgaggggcgtgtcaagacaatgcggctatctgattggctattattgtacgagtgattgacaggtcggaaaggtccattacaggAATATTTCTTGACCTTATACTTTATAAACcgagctgtttaaaaaaaaaaaaaaaaaaaggtaagacaTAAAGTAGACATGAGTGCGCCTTCTTGTTTAGCATTTATTGTTACGCAACTTGGCAAACTAGTTCCTTGCACGCCGTTTTCATCTGGGTTCTGGTGTTTAAAGTGTAAAGATAGCAAGTGTACTGTTTTGTCTATATTTTCTCAAGGATGGATTGAAAAATGTTCTGGAGAGGAAATTCTGCACGTGCATTTCACTTGGCCCGAGACAACTGTCTGAATATATGAGTGGttatttggggggggtggagaaTCTCTACCGTTAggattgcatttttattgtcttAAACTACTTTGCCCATGAATGATCAGTTGTGGTTCTGTTAGACTGGCCCAGATCATCTGCGGCTACACAAGTGCCGTAttttaaagaaggacaaatcgCTGTTTTTTTGCAGCGCTCTGAACGTTGCGGAATATTTAACAATGCGGctaaaatttatattttgtcagtTTCTCGATGCTCCGCCGggaccaaaacaaaagcagcgTTCTGTGGTGAACAATTTTTGGCGCCATTTGagcccacgttttttttttttttttacatacatttattgCAGACCGACGTAGTGTTGGGCCAATTATAAACATGGTCAAAAATAATACAGTTGCATCTTTAAGTGGTTTATGAGACACTGCTAGATGTGTAATTTACATATAACAAAAAGTCTTGAGTAAATTGAACAGAAGTggggttatttttgtttttgttttttttttacgataacTGTTAATCCCTAgcgcagtgatttccaacctttatagagccaaggcacatattttacaattggaaaatcccacggcacaccaacaaaagtaaatgtcaccaaaaattgatcgattaactactgtatgtacttcctgctagCTAATAGTAGAGGATTTttctgttctgtctgtcattgtgcctcactggcataaatagatgaataaagatacattatttcttggaattttttttttttttagcaattgcataaaattggataactttccACGGCACGCtgattggaaatcactgcactAGCGCAATAATCGCGATTGTTAACATTTAGCATTTTGCCGTTTCAACCTCCTGGATGCCAAATTTATACCATTTGACGAAGAAGAAATTTGTACCAATATACATTATTATGATTTATAAAAGGAGAAgtgatgagaaaaatattttatgaagaCGGTCGTAATTTAAACACTGTTGTCTGTGCAATGGAGCTGGTGAGCCAAGTTGGTTATATGGATGGAAagcaaatattacatttattttattcagtatagaattttttttgttttttaagcaaTTATTTATAGGTCAGCGCGGGGCTTTATTTGATCTTTGGCCACCCCCTCTCACGCCGCAGGTGGAATACTCGTACCCCTCGCAGTCGAACGTCAGCCCGCTGGCCAAAGACTTGATCTCCCTCCTGCTGAAACACAACCCCATGCACAGACTCCCCATTCGAGGGGTGCTCACTCACCCCTGGGTGGTCCAAAACTCCACCAAGAAGCCCACCGCCCAAGCTGCCACTAACTGATGCAaatcatttcactttttttttggtgtgtgtacaGGGAACTTGAgccactcttatcttttcctcCGGTTCGACTACCTGTAAATATTTCTCTGCTCTACATATCTATTGGCTTTTACTGTGATGTCATGacgtgaaataaaataaaatgacgcGCCTGCACTTTCCCCCAGCAccctgattattattttatttcgcCATGTGTGCTGTTTCGTCTTTGGACAGCAGGGAGCGCTCGTGCACCGTGATTACTCACACGGCTTGCGACGTTTACTCCACCGCCTTTGTGCCCTGATTGCCTGGAACGcgccaataaaataaaaaaaaaaaaaaaaagaaaacttgcaGCGCACCAGTATGACTCATTTTCACCCCCCTATAAAtagtttcttaaaaaaaaaaaaaaaatcgcaattATATTGCAATGTTCTCCAGTTGCCTTTTTTCAGAAAGCTGCCACGCTTGATGGTTTAGTTTTAATTTCCAGTAGTTAATCAGGgcaattatgattattttaacacGCATTATACGTGTCTCCCGTAATGTATACATCTGATATTGtaaggattttttaaaatattgtttttaatggaTTACACCCCAATGCCCCCCACCACACAGCGTCATATTTATGCACCTGATATTCTATTGGGTTGCAGATTATGCTGCGATCAACACCAGAAACGAACGTTTTATGTGATTTGAGCacataataatgacaaaaattgaaaatacttTCAACAATTTTATATCCGGGTAAGCCAAGGCCGAGTGAAGAAGAGGAATTCACCGTTGAAGCTTTGCATGgtttatgtcccccccccccttttctcccCTCTTCATGACTTTGAAACGTTAATGCAAGTTTTAAATCATGcaactatttttttatatttctctaTTTCAAATGGCCTAAACGTCTTTTTTAGAGTCTGTGAAttatagggattttttttccgttttcaacattttatcggcccacctaaaaaaatagttcaatttgcataaaaaaaagagtacaatTACTTTCTACATCATATTCTGTCATTTATtactgagaaaaaaatacatgttctgaccttttttttagCGTTACATAAGAccacggggtttttttttccaacagtttAAGTTCACTTCttttaatcatctttatttccacAATATATGGTAACGACTTTGAGATATACATTCCATCTGTTTTGaaatcacaataataataaacactacacgtacgtttgttttttttttctcctcttttttttcttgaaataacaTTTCCACAGGACCCCATTTGATagcacaaaatggaaaaaaaatgtccaatatgCACTAATTTCCCTCGAAATGAAGACTTTCCATCCTCCGAATTCGAGGCCACGTGTTTGAAATGTGGTGACAAAGAGCGTTATGTCGCGTTTGCAGAGGGAGGATTTGAATTCGGGGCGAGTGCCGATCAGACGTGAAGGAAAAGGTGCGAATTCGTCCAATGTACATAAAAGCAAAAGGCCTATTCCGATATCCCCGTTGCAGGTTGTATTTCTAACTATCATACATTCAATGCATAGTTCGAATAGCTGCTTAGAAGCTCCAGTCTCctatattgtgtttttattgacTAGGCTTCAattgtgggagaaaaaaaaaaatgaagcccacccccccaaaaatatcacTCCCCCcatttttgatatatttttttcttttccgcaAATGAGTGCTCTAAATATCATTATCcccgattttttttatttgaggtgTTATCAATAAACGCGTAAATATTCGTTTtacttgaataataataataataagcaaaTTCTAAGAAACTGATCCTTtcagttatcatttttttccgcACAGAGCTAAGATTTTATGTTTGTCGTTATTgccattgttttttcttttttgggggggggtggatttattttattgcatgttgcattttaaaaaatcgcATTTAATAGAGCAGATGAAGGGGAAGAAGGAAAACGATCGTTTGTTTTCATGGATGTGCAAAGCCAATGAATGGTTTCTCCAAACATCAGACTactgaaatgcttttttttttttttttttttttttttaaacatgtagaCGCAAGGCCTCGTgactggggggaggggggcgggggccgAAGGCCGATCCAGATGGATCATCTCATTGCATgttgtttgaaagaaaattaaTATTCGCGGCAGTCGTGcggacttgtgtgtgtgtgtgtggggggggggggttgtattcTCACTGCCAATTTATTGGGTACGCTGACatctgactgtttttttttttttttgttttgttcaatgcAAGGCCTCGTGACAGGAGGGCGTGTAGAACTGTGCTACGCGCAAGACTGGATGGTTGCGAGggtgcgctttttttttttttttctttctttttttttttttacgcatgaACAGAAGCGAGAAAAGGAGGAAGGCCGAGGTGGCGGTCTACTCCTCGACGTTGTACTTGAAGGCCTCCACGAGCCCCTCCATGGAGTGGATGAAGCCGGAGATGCTGCATATCCCGCCGATGACGAAGATGGCCACGTCGAAGAAGACCTGGTGCCACTGCAGCTTCCTCCACAGCAGCTTGAGGTGGAAGAGGCTGGGCAGCAGGAAGCAGAGCCCCGCGCCCGTCAGGCTGCCCGTCAGGCCCATGAGCAGCGCGAAGTGCGGCACGTAGATGGCCATGAGCAGCGTGAAGACCACCAGGCCGCAGCGCAGGCTCAGCCCCCACGACTTGAGGCGCCCGTCGCCGCCGTAGCAGTCCGGGAAGAAGGCGCGGCTCCCCTCCCGGAAGAGGCTCTTCTCCAGCACCTCCACGGCGGCGAAGAAGGGCAGCGGGTAGGAGAGCAGCGCCTTGGCCACCAGGAAGAGGTTGACCACGGCGCGGATGCCCGGCGGCAGGTTGTCCGTGATCACCTCCTTGGTGGCGTCGGCCCAGGTCAGGTAGGCCACCAGGGCGAAGAGGCCCTTGAGGATGCAGGCGGCGATGTGGGTCCAGTTCATCATGCAGTGGAACTCGGCGGGCTTCTGCATGTTGCCCTCCAGCGACGGCAGGAAGATCTGCGACGTGTAGCTGAAGACGATGATGCCGATCGAGATGGGGAACTTCTTGACGTCGATGTAGAACTTGACCTTGTCCCACGCCCACACCCGCGCCCGCGACAGGCAGTAGGCGATCACCAGCACGTTGATGACGAAGTGGGCCAGCGTGCACAGCAGGCTGAACTTGGACACGGCCTTCAGGTTCTTGAGGAAGGCGCAGGGCAGCAGCGCCGCCGTGGCGATGATGGCCCACGACTTCTGCGACACGGGCATGTCGGGGAAGCTGTTGTACATCAGGTTGCCGCTCACCACCACGTACAGGATGCACGTCATCACCAGCTCGATGATCTGCGCCACGTTGACCACGTGGCCGCCCAGCGCCGGGAAGCGCGGCGCGCAGCAGGCGTTGGCGATGTCCACGTAGGAGTCGCGCACGCGCACCAGCCGcccgtcctcgtcctcctcgtacAGGCACGCGATCAGGATCTTGCCCGTGTAGCAGCACACCACCGCGGCGAAGATGATCAGGAAGAGGCCCAGGTAGCCCCCGTGCAGGATGGCGTAGGGCAGGCCCAGGACGAACATCCCCTGCGGGAGTTTTGCCGTCAAAGGTTCGGCGTTCGAAGCCAGACGCGGACGGGGACATTTCAAGATCGCTGCGTGCAAACGTGACATTGGCTTGGACCCGTCTTTCGTCCAGATCCCGCCCGGTTTGAGTCACATTCGGCACCAATAATAATTCTAATAATCTTTCTTCcgtttttgattgatttgatttgattttttttttttcttttcaccgcAGGGTCCAAAGCCGTCGTCGTCGGACCACGTCTAAATTGCACGTGTTTTTAATTCACAGTGGATAtacaaagtctacacacccctattcAAATGCTACAGACCAAAATAGATACTGTACATGAGAAAAATCACCATCAATGTGACATAACTTGTGAAACTTGAAAATATCTTTTCTAAAAGTTACAGATAATTTGActgcacaagtgcgcacaccctcttCTGGCCTATGTGCTTGGATCTCAGAATCATCAATCGGATTCACACGAATAGTACGCACCTGACACGGTCAGGagtaaaatacaaaagaatttcCATGGTCTGTCTTATTATCTTGTCCATCTCCATCTTGATCTTacgttttatatatactgtatttaaaaaaaaatgccttttatccagggtgtgttgacttttatACCCCCTGCAACTTGTCATTTAACGTGTTACGCACGGGGGGGCCACAAACCAGATTTGATCTCATCCCTCCGTtcattttcctagctgcttatcctcacaagggtcacggggagtgctggagcctatcccagctgtcaacgggcaggaggcggggtacgccctgaaccggtcgccagccaatcgcagggcacgtagagacagacaacagccgcactcacaatcacaccatggggcaatttagagtgtccaatgagtgttgcatgttttcctgagtgcccggagaaaacccacgcagacacggggtgaacgtgcaaactccaccgtgccgccttgattTAATCCAAACTAAATATTTTGTAACAGTTAAAAGATGCACAAACTATAAAACTAGATGTAGAATCTGAGCCTGTTTCTTCTCATTGGTTAGATTCAAGAAAAATCAATTTCATCCAGATTAGATCCAGATTGTATTTTGACTGGGCAGATGTTGATTACATTGCTCCTCTCTATTGTGCTCTAAAAATCTTTGTGAATGCGGATCAGAAGCGGTTGTGCTTAATGTGGATCAGATCTGGACCGACGTCTATCTGAATGCAGCTTGGCCATTTGGCATGACGCAGCAGATCTGGATGCAACCTGAGGTCTACAAAGTCTCCTCCGGACAGGTTTGATCTGGATTCAATCTATTTTAAGTGTTTGTGAGCAGTTTTGAGCTCAGTGTCATAAACTGTGACCTGTTGGATTTGATtcatatcagaaaaaaaaaccgacCAAAAATTCTTTATTGTGCTTATATTTGGTAggcaatttgaaaataattatcTTTACTTATCCATGCATATGTCATGGCAAACCAAATTTGAACCAATTCTGATCTGGATTAAGCACATCAGTCATTTGATCTGAACTCAAAAGTGCCTTTGCTGTATGGCTTTGTGGATCTGATTTGATGACATCTTCCAAATTCCTTTTCACAA
This portion of the Syngnathoides biaculeatus isolate LvHL_M chromosome 10, ASM1980259v1, whole genome shotgun sequence genome encodes:
- the slc32a1 gene encoding vesicular inhibitory amino acid transporter, encoding MATLIRSKLSNKLSDAATTVTNKSQAKVSGMFARMGFQAATDEEALGFAACDDLDYDHRQGMQMDILQRAAEDKAEGGGGDGGDAGMDGDSHYQRDAAGPSRSSSKDGASNGELSEARPKITAWEAGWNVTNAIQGMFVLGLPYAILHGGYLGLFLIIFAAVVCCYTGKILIACLYEEDEDGRLVRVRDSYVDIANACCAPRFPALGGHVVNVAQIIELVMTCILYVVVSGNLMYNSFPDMPVSQKSWAIIATAALLPCAFLKNLKAVSKFSLLCTLAHFVINVLVIAYCLSRARVWAWDKVKFYIDVKKFPISIGIIVFSYTSQIFLPSLEGNMQKPAEFHCMMNWTHIAACILKGLFALVAYLTWADATKEVITDNLPPGIRAVVNLFLVAKALLSYPLPFFAAVEVLEKSLFREGSRAFFPDCYGGDGRLKSWGLSLRCGLVVFTLLMAIYVPHFALLMGLTGSLTGAGLCFLLPSLFHLKLLWRKLQWHQVFFDVAIFVIGGICSISGFIHSMEGLVEAFKYNVEE